tatatccattcaatgcattattaccctaacatgcacaaactcaacattcaagttagtacaataatttccatgtaccaataatatacactatgattgatgagctcatcaatacatgatttccatttccttatatttttttttcatatttatcccgttgaatttcttggaatattcgatggattttcagaggtacacttttagtgtacattcccgggtccgtcaattcacattcatgtgcgcacatttccatttcagagagcacactcccgcgaacctcattcttacagtgggattaccagtccagtctaaatcccctgtaatataaactcatagagtattgtcgggattaccagtccaggctaaatcccctgcaacgacaattactctaatgagcttggatctgaattaccagtccaggctaaattcagaccctaatttggattacccgtccgagctaaatccattttacacatattcttcgggagggctatatcaagataggatcacccgtccgggttagatcctttttaccatcaattccttttcagagatccatcgaattttcctttcattcaaccgggatttcttcccattttatcaaatatatcaatgtttcattaattttcatacaatgaacattcaaatcatattcacatcaataacatacaatctcaagcatttaagaatataattcaagttacacgaacttaccttgatacttgttcgtgtacaaaaatctactaatcctgaactttttcctttcctcgatctagcttcgtatttgaatcttctggatctaaataaataaatttaattatcaatttaatacatttcatgttcatatgcaacaatttctataatttcattattattatttatagtttattcaaagttgtctatttgagttatagtcactaaattatttataactcgagctatggaactccaaactaagatccgttaattttacctgaaactagactcatatatcttcttattataaaattttcagaatttttggtttagtaaataagtacagtttattctttaaagtcacccctgttctgctgtctgacagttcttacccttcttcactaaaaattaattatctcttcataaaaAATacggatgatgttctcgtttatttctcttgaaaatagactcattcataattctagaaatataaatttaagcccctaattatttttattcaatattttatgattttgcaaagtcagaacaggggaacccaaattcattctgaccttgtctcataaaattcattatatctcaaaatttacaaatccattgcttacactatttcttctataagaaactagactcaataagctttaactacatttttttttcatcttctaattcgatttctacaatttatggtgagttttcaaagttagtctactgctgctgtccaaactgttttagtgcaagccgtttattaccatttttcccctaagcttttaataaatgataatttcgtccctactcaattagcctctcaattgagctgatttttctcaattaacattttattatatCACCTTGAAAccagtttacaacctttaggaatcataatttcagcaatagactttaattccaagcattttcacaattaggtcctaaaaattaatttctattgaaattacctaataaaatcatctcataaacaaattaaagctttaaattcatcctatttcatcataaaattatagcactcaaccatggtgactttcaaattcatccatgaaatcaaaaactaacgaatttaatagtaggacctagttgtaaaagtcttagaaacacaaaaattacaagaaaaaggcaaggattaactcacttgatgaaaaaattatgaaataccagcttagataaCCCTCATATGGCATTTTAAGCTGCtgtaattgaagagaaatgaagagaaatctagatatttcttatttagtcctagttttatttagttaattttgcaatattccaatttttcccttaatttatcaattttcctgctgatttcattccCTTTCCGTCCAGCcataataaattttgggtctaatttcttttaaatcctttctcattagactcttaagctatttaattattctaacaacttttacacttattataatttagtcctttttatttaattgactacccaaacattaaaatttcataacgaaattttaataccacattactaacatttcataaatatttctaaaattattttcgactcgatTTTACGATATAGAGATCCTGGTACCTTGTTtttactcaatttcttcaataatttggttttctaactaaccactaaatcagtaaaatttttctatcaatattttcatacgattttcctatcttatcaattttcatgcaaaaatattgaaataaatttctctttaaattggatttgtggttacgaaactactgttccgataactttgaatttaggccattatacAAGACCAAATTATAAAACTTCATTCCAAATTAACTATTATTCAAACACATGCTTAaagtcccttatacaggcctacgaggcccaaaatatacgtTGGAATTAGATCAGGACCAAACTAAGAAATTTCAGAGCTTttagaaaacttaaaaaaaaattatcatgaaacagggtcacacgcccgtgtaggtaggccgtgtggtcacatagGCCCATGTCCCAAGCCTGTGGAGCTCTCTGACTTGCATTCAAGAAGaaacttgagtcacacggcctgagcacacgcccgtATTGTGAGGCCGTGCgataattaaatttcacattttaagtGTAGACTTTACACGGCCGTACCACACGGTTATGTTAAagaccgtgtgtgtcacacggccaagccacacgcccatgtgctaggtcatATGCCTAAGCCTAGacattctgtttctcatttttaagttGTAGAGACGCACGGCCTTATCACATGACCATATGGCAAGCCGTGTatcacgcccgtgtatctacccgtgtggaccaaaataggccatttaaggccacttttctcaccctctTAATATTTTCCTGCACAAAATTACATTTATACACTAATAAAGTCCAACAAATCAATTACTTCaagccaaaacatgtatatttcattaTCAAACACAACCATTGCATTCAATTTACTTTACATACTTAATCATTCATACTATtacattatcaaatcaacccctatacatgccatataaatcaaaaaaattatttaacaaaatctactggaataaatctggatagtgtgatcctcggTGTAGATCCAATCCTCCGTATGTATATAAGTTaatctacaaaacaaataacatacacaagtaagcttattgaagcttagtaagcttataagcacagaaaataaatCTTACCGAATATTGCACACAatcatataatatttaatttcactaAACCTTCATGTAAAtcacaaaatcattaataaaCTCATTTGACTGATTTCAATGTCACTTTTCACCAATTTTAGATCTCTTGAGCCTTTTTCTCATTTACTTTCatagtcaaattagggaacaataatggaattgagtgcttcattatcccATTGCCATGGTAAAACCATGGActtgcacatagtcacatatcacacacAGAAGCCATagcccaaccatggtcttacacggatcacatatcataccaatcccatatcccagatatggttttatACGGAAGCACATAACACActgtaccgatgccatagcccagctgtGGTCTTATACGGGCACACatatcacatcttttccgtcaattcattatggtCACAGAACaaaagcactcaaatccattgttccaactaatttgtacttttactttatttcataattattacAATTTGATAGTATTCATCTACAATAATATACCTTAGCAAATCATATTATTTCCAtaacaaaacattaaatttttccatatgaacttacctgggctgaTTTAAAAAAGTCGTAGAAAATTCAGGGACTACTCTTACAATTTCTCTTTTCCACGATTCACtgcattttcttgatctataattataaaatcatttcctcattagcatctatttcaattctattctactttacaatttatgccctttaattttcaaaattacactttttccccaaacttttcaatttttacattgtagtccttgctcaatttattcatcaattgaactaattcttctcaaatatcattttatctaaacATTATAACTACTTCCAAGCCTTTGACATTCAAAGTTTCAACACAAAACCCCAATTACAATAACTTTCACAATtaagtcctaaaaatcaattcttataaaatctcttcataaaatcatcatatgaTAAACTTAGAGTCCCAATATCAtactaattcatcataaaatttcagCTCTTACTCATGGAAACTTTCTAAATCATTCATAAAAACAAAAACTAATGAGTTAAATAgtaggacctatttgtaaaagtctcaaaaacacaaaaattacaagaaatgatcaagaattgaacttacatgcTGTAAAATATAAAACCAGCTTCTTAAAAGCTCTCTAATGGTGTTTTTAGCtgatgaagaagaaaaatgatgaattcTCTAGAATTACCAATTACatcatattttacaattaaaaTTTACCCTATTTCCACTTTTGCCCTTTGTttacaattgatttttttttacatttcCTGTACACTCATGCTGTCCAACCTACCCAATTTGGATCTATTTACCTTTTAACTCCTTCCTTAATGATctcttaaactatttaatcatattttatagttttgcactttattcaatttagcctttttccttcaattaatTACTGAAATGTTAAAAtctcttaacaaaactttaatactaaattAATAACATTCTACAAacatttctaaaaatatttatggctcggtttatgaattagaggtctcgataccttgtttttatctagaaatttcctttaattcacaatcactaattcaaaaatatttctaaaatcataCTTAACTTTTACTTACTAATGTCTAAATTCacatgtcggatttagtgatctcacaTCACCATTCCGGCACCACTGAAATTTGGGCCGTTATAGAGGATCATAGACATGTAATCTACTCTAATAATATGTTAACGAATTTTAAAACTATTGGATAATTATGTAATCTACTTTAATATTATGTTTGACTAATTTTAAAACTAGTGGATAATTCAAAATCTTATTGgacatacaaaaaaaaaattgacaaaATGTAAATAAGTAGATCAATGGTGTAAAATACAATACAAATATAAATggaaacattatatatatataaattttaaaaagtaaaagttaACAAACTAAATGATGATGtacatgaaaaaaattaatatgaaaaaaatatcTCTATTATCAGGTCAAATGTTCGTCACAACCCTATGGGTGTCGGTTATTAGGAGAATTTTTTTTATGGTTAGGGTTTCAACTCATCATCGCCAGATTCATCTCCCCCTTCTTCGTCATCGTCATCATTATCattatcatcatcttcatcaCCATCTCAATCTCCATCTTCATCTACTTCTTGATCTTCAAATCCAATGTTATCTTCATCTTATTCTTCTATGCTAGACTGCATTTGCATCCTAGGTTGTCATCGTATACCGTCAGTTTTATTAGTAGGTGGTTGCGAAGATAATCTACCTTTGAAGAACCATGGTTTTGGTGGTGTTTGCGATACTATTGACAAACAAATATATGGTATTTTTGACGGTAGTAGCATGTCATATTCTCTTACAAATGGAGGTGATACAAAAAAACATTCCTAGGGAAGGTGTTGATGCATGGTGTGATGGTAGAATGGATGATGAGGCATATATCGATGATGGTGCATAATTTGTTGCTTGTGTGAAAAGCATGGGGTTTTTAGTAAATGcaccaaaaaaaatataaattgtactaatttggAGGTGCACCCATTGGTATAGGATTTGGGGTTGGATTTGATGATGATGAACTTGATGTATGTACTCTTAATCGCGGCCATATGGGATCGTGTTGGCCTTTTATAATGAATTTGTCTACTCCTTTCCTCTCCCGGAGATAGATATGACTAACCATTAAGGCTAAAGCATGTTATCTAATCCAAAAACATTGTCAAATTTGGTCTGACAATTTGTTTGTGTATAGGTATAAAATCATATCTATGTTCCCACAAGTttatatatttggcatggaatttaGGTCAATCTTCATCAATTCTGCCCCACAAGTCAATTTTGTGAAGTTTATCGAGGTTTTGAGGTGAAGGTGAAATATTTTGCACAAAGCCAAACTAGCGCATCACTCGATCAGATTTATACATCTCAATTGTTGCAAAAACTATCAATGGCACTTTGACATGCCAAATTTAAGATTCATCAAAAATTTGAACGGGATGCATTCTTCAATTCTCGGATCATAGTATGATATCCATTCAAACTACagtatgaaattataaatttcgTTACGTAcctaatattaaatttcaaatctttatgtaattattatgtaattgaaaaattaaaaaaactaacCTCGGCCTCTTATCGTTGAACAATAACCAGATATCTTCAAGCTCATTCGGTATACTCACATGACTCACGTTATTGTTTCACTTattcaaataatatgttattccaaaaatataataataaaaaagtaatATGATAACTATATTATTAAATGAATCTTACGTTATTACGAGTGGAAATTGTTAAGGGAATTTTACTCAAGGACGTAAAAATGGTAAGCAATATCATGCCCATGACCGAAAAAGGAGTATACAACCACCAATTTTAATTTTCTATGCTTTAGTTGCCCGACACATCTCTTATTACAATGTGGTCAAGACAAAATATCCCTAACTAAATTGCTCGATTTCTTTTAGGTAGATTTGTAGGAGTCATCTTAAATGCACTAGATTTCGAGATTTATCTGGTATCAGAAGACCCACAATCAACTTCAACTGCACTAGAAGAGTTGCCAAGATGTGAGAAATTATCTTCTAACCATTTCATTTATATCCGATTACCAATAAACTTGTCTGGTACCTTGCCTTATAgttggtggcaaattggcctccAATCCCCAACATGCACTAACCCGTAACAATTGTCCCCCCAATTGATAGACCGAGTTATAATGCCAAATCCTCAAGTGtaatcatacatatatatcatacattcaccccATAGAAGATGGAATGTATGTGTTTCGGGTCTTTATCTCTCTAGCAATGCACTAATAAGTGGTGGCAATTTAGTCTCGTCGAGCATACAGGACACGTGTAAGAATCCCGCCTCTTTCAAGTATTGTTCAATAACATGTGGTGCTCTCGCccttaaattgtgtatatatgtttCAATAATTTGATCTTCGTCTtaattatataaacataaaaaactaaaaataataataatattaacaacgatattaattaaaataaaaatataataatattttcttacaATTTTTAATTGAACAACGGTATATGCTTGTGATCCAAACGGATTAGATGCGTtgacatttttataatttgtaacgtttatcaaattaaataagataaattaatttatacaaggaaataaactaaaatttataatattattaaattgtctttaaattaacaatttatttaacataaaaatatcattaaacctattaaaataaataaattaaaaaatatgaaatCTTTAAGATGATGAATCAAATAATATCAAGAAATTACTGACCGTTAGGATAGAAGATTAAGAGAAAAGATGGATGAATCAAATAATATCCTTTCACTTGCTAATTATGGTTATTACGTTCTCTATATATTCTCCATGTGGGATCACGCAAAAGCCTGCATTGTTCACAATTCGCAAATCAAATTAAAGCAACTCAACACTGTGAATGAGTTGTGATGGATgccttttcttcctcctttctCTCCACCCTACCACCTTCAACAAAACTCCGTTCTCCCGTCATCACCACCACTCTCAGATCCACTTCCCCATCACCTTATTATGCTCCTCTCCCCTACATTTCCTCTGTCAGAATTGAAGAGAAACCTCCAACCTCCACAACCACCACCAAAACATCACATCAACCACCACCCCAATCTCCTAAAGCTTGGCCTCCACCAGCGCCATCCTATGCGTCTCCATCAGTTGGAGCCAAGAAAAGAGTAGAACCAAGGCTGTCCACCATGATCTTCAATACATTTGACGACATTATAAACAACTTCATAGACCCTCCACTCAGGCCATCCGTCGACCCCAAGCACGTCCTGTCCCACAACTTCGCTCCTGTTGATGAGCTTCCTCCTACACCCTGTGAAGTTATACAAGGATCCCTCCCGCCTTGCCTTGACGGTGCATACATCCGTAATGGCCCCAACCCTCAGTTCCTCCCTCGTGGACCTTACCACCTGTTCGATGGTGATGGTATGCTTCACTCCATTCGAATCTCCAAGGGCAAGGCCACCTTGTGTAGCAGATATGTAAAGACGTACAAGTACTCCATTGAAAACCAAATGGGTTCTCCCGTTTTCCCCAATGTTTTCTCCGGCTTTAACGGCCTAACCGCCGCTGCCACTCGCGGTGCTCTCTCCGCTGTCAGAATTCTATCCGGTGAGTTCAATCCTGCAAACGGTATTGGTCTTGCAAACACTAGTTTGGCCTTGTTTGGGAACCGTCTCTACGCGCTTGGTGAGTCAGATCTACCTTACTCCATACGCTTAACATCCACAGGGGATATACAAACATTGGGTCGCATTGATTTTAATGGAAAGTTGTTCATGAGCATGACTGCTCACCCTAAGATAGACGATGACACCGGCGAGGCCTTTGCTTTCCGATATGGGCCTGTGCCTCCATATCTAACTTATTTTCACTTTGATGCTAATGGAAATAAGCAACCAGATGTGCCTATATTCTCTATGACCCGCCCATCTTTTCTTCATGACTTTGCAATTACAAAGAAGTACGCTATATTTGCGGATATACAAATAGGGATGAACCCCATGGACATGATCATTGGAGGTGGATCTCCGGTGGGAACGGACCCAGCTAAGGTACCTAGAATCGGAATCATCCCTCGATATGCAAAAGACGAGTCGGAAATCAGGTGGTTTGATGTGCCTGGTTTCAACCTCATACATGCCATCAATGCATGGGATGAAGATGATGGCAACGCCATAGTCTTGCTGGCACCCAACATTCTATCAGTAGAGCACACCCTGGAGAGAATGGACCTGGTCCATGCTTTAGTGGAGAAGGTTAGAATCGACTTAAGAACAGGGCTAGGAACAAGGCACCCCATTTCAGCAAGAAATCTGGATTTCGCAGTATTAAATCCAGCTTATGTTGCAAAGAAGAACAAATATGTGTACGCGGCGGTTGGGGACCCAATGCCAAAAATAGCAGGAGTGGTGAAACTGGATGTGTCTAAGGGAGAGCGGCAGGAGTGTAGTAGAATGTATGGGCCGGGCTGCTTTGGTGGGGAGCCATTCTTTGTTGCCAAGGAGCCACAAAATCCTGAGGCAGACGAGGATGATGGATATGTGGTTTCGTATGTCCACAATGAAAACACAGGAGAGTCAAGGTTCTTGGTGATGGACGCACAATCACACAATCTTGACATTGTGGCAGCCGTGAAGCTGCCCCGTAGGGTTCCCTACGGTTTTCATGGACTATTTGTGAGGGAAAGTGACCTAAATAAGCTGTAGAAGTAGATTCACTTCCTCTCGGTCGGGTTCAGGTGGATGATCATTCATTACACATATAATAGCAGTGAATACCATAGCAGATGAAAGTTGCAAGGCGTTTACAACATTTTGTATAAACATATAGTATTTTGTTACAGATGATTGAAGTCCCAATATCATAATCATTGCATGTAATACTTGTATTTACATTTTACCTTACTAAAATAACCAATTATATAATCCAGTGAATTCTCTATCGGTCATTCATACACTATGCCGTATAGATTTAGCTGTTAACCAACCTCAATCCCTCTCATATAAAGTTGCTTTAACACACACAAACAGTGGCTTGCAAGaatctatcttttttttttctttgcttttgctTTAATTGTTGCCTAAGGGTACCTCAGCAATCCTTTGGATTGCAAACTTCAGTTCAGTTTATTCCCTTTCCGACGCACTGATTTTGATTTTTCTGACGGAAGTCCAGCGGAACTTCACAACATTCGTCTATGCCGCCCACTTTTTATTTTCCTGTTCTTTTGTCCTGTGCTGTATgtttaccctttttttttctcaTACGCTACATttgctatttattttatttaaaagttttaaatacttttaaatttaatatatattttctgTTTTATATAAAGTTTTTCAATTATTTCGAGTTAAaaggttttcaatatttttaatataataaataaatgtacataattatttattaattaatcaaaatatttaaatttatatatataataaagtacctatattttagtgtttttaaccttataaattatttattatatttttaaatatgttataAATTCTACAACACAAATATTACTATCCTCAATAATCATTTTTCATTCTCATTATGATTTATTGTACCATGAGTGAATCCAAAAAactaattttattgttatttttaatctCACTGCTATATtaccattatttttaatttcactaaagctatgtgAAACCTAAAAAAGAAGGAAGAAATTACAGCTTGGCAAATGACGGGTAACAAGGTGGGATAAGCACGGATGTTTTAATTTCTCAAGACAATATTGATTCGCACGTCCCATCTGTATTCTTTAAAAGGAAGTTAAGAGATGTAACTGTCGGCTTTACCTATCTATCTATCAGCCCCATCTCACCTTGGCCATACAAGTAACAACTCGGAAAGCTGTAAATAGATATCTCCTAGTACAGTTAGTTAGGATGTGGTCCGGCTTTCTAAACAAACCACGATGTGTTGCATACAAATACAACTAGGGTTTAGGCTCCTCTTATGGATTCACAATTCAAACTGTTGGTTTCTTCAAAACAGTCACTTTATACTTTTAGTCAATGCAATCCTAATTGGTTCTGAGACGGTCCCTGGAGACACCTCATCTACAATTTATGCCACGACTGTCAGTAGCGTTTATGGGAATGCCGAAACATATCATTAAACAAGCGGCACCTTCATATCTACTACTAAAACATGCCCTAAACCACTCACAATCAAACAAACAATTTTCTATCCTCCTCCATTTTGCCTTTTAATCCACAAGCCCACCCTTTTGGATTACATTTTACAAACAGTGTGTTGTTGATCTCTAAtttctcttatcaaattttaccaaatattaaaaTCTGAAGATTTAATGGATGTTGTTCGATCCTATCCATCCCACAAAACTTCAATTCCTCCTCCGTGAAGCCCTGGTGAACATTTCTTTGATGTTCCTTGACTCTGTCTCAACTTTAGCCTTCTTGGCTTGCTTTACATTTCTTCCCGTCTTTTTCTCACTTGTATTCTTACCCTGCTTCATTCAATTCATAAAAACATCAACTTACATATACGGAAGAAGACTATCAATCGACAAGAATTGCAAATGTAAAAAGTTTACTCTGACAAGCATTTATGGTATAAGCCATTAGCCTAGCCTAGTGGTAGGCTGGTAGCCACACCCCACGCTCTAATGAGTGGGGAAAAAGTTGAAAGCAATACCAGCAACATCCCTAATTTAAAGAAAAAGAAGCAATTGGCAAGCTTTATTAAAATACCTGTGAGAAGTTGGAAGAACCAACAGGGCTTTCTATAGCTGATGGACAAACTTCAATATCTGCTGCTATTCTTTTCGCCTCCGGTAAATTCAACCTGCAAATTGCTCAGCAATATACAGCTCGAATGCATCAAGAAGGGAAAAAAAACTCTGCATAGATTCATTTGATATCCTAATTTCTTAGAACAGAATAAACAGAGTTGAACATAATATACATTTAGAATTGAAATTTTCAAAAGGTTTGAGACGATACTTAAAATGGTCACACAAAAGCTTCAACCAAGGGTCATCTTTCAAGTACTCCCCTAATATTGATACTGAATCAGCCACTGCATCAATAAAAGAGGTAAATCAAATTGTGACATATGTTGTTAAATCAAGATTAACTTCATGCCAAATCAGGCACTCCACAGGTTTTCTAAGATATGGTTATTAGAACCGTTGTTTACAGCTTTTACTCAATGCCAGTGACTACTGAAATGAGCTGATCAGGCACATACTTGTGAGCCGAACACACAATAATAACAATTCCATATATGCAATCCCTTGGGCTGATAGCTTTACCACCCAAGCTTactgtagtcatcatatacttaCGGCATAAGAAATTGGAACTTTAAGAGGAAGTTACTGGAAGCAGTCTTTACATATTACATAGCTCGTCCCCTCTAAAAATTTAAGCCTACACTTTCTTGCACTTATCTATCCAATAAGACtaagaaaatttcatttaaaatttttattacctACATACATGTCTATCGTGTGTTAAGGTGAATGGTTGCATGTCACAAATAAAAATAGATGAATATCATAACCTATTTTCTGAGAGAAAATATACATGTATCCTTCTCTTCACGTGCAGCATAGTTTTGATCCAATGCCGGTAGAGTCTGTTTCAACTGGCATACCTGCAGTTCAAGAGAAATTATAAAACACTAAACAGTTTTGACTTATAGAATTTGTATAATCAT
This window of the Gossypium arboreum isolate Shixiya-1 chromosome 12, ASM2569848v2, whole genome shotgun sequence genome carries:
- the LOC108477078 gene encoding probable carotenoid cleavage dioxygenase 4, chloroplastic; this translates as MDAFSSSFLSTLPPSTKLRSPVITTTLRSTSPSPYYAPLPYISSVRIEEKPPTSTTTTKTSHQPPPQSPKAWPPPAPSYASPSVGAKKRVEPRLSTMIFNTFDDIINNFIDPPLRPSVDPKHVLSHNFAPVDELPPTPCEVIQGSLPPCLDGAYIRNGPNPQFLPRGPYHLFDGDGMLHSIRISKGKATLCSRYVKTYKYSIENQMGSPVFPNVFSGFNGLTAAATRGALSAVRILSGEFNPANGIGLANTSLALFGNRLYALGESDLPYSIRLTSTGDIQTLGRIDFNGKLFMSMTAHPKIDDDTGEAFAFRYGPVPPYLTYFHFDANGNKQPDVPIFSMTRPSFLHDFAITKKYAIFADIQIGMNPMDMIIGGGSPVGTDPAKVPRIGIIPRYAKDESEIRWFDVPGFNLIHAINAWDEDDGNAIVLLAPNILSVEHTLERMDLVHALVEKVRIDLRTGLGTRHPISARNLDFAVLNPAYVAKKNKYVYAAVGDPMPKIAGVVKLDVSKGERQECSRMYGPGCFGGEPFFVAKEPQNPEADEDDGYVVSYVHNENTGESRFLVMDAQSHNLDIVAAVKLPRRVPYGFHGLFVRESDLNKL